The following proteins are co-located in the Rhodoligotrophos appendicifer genome:
- a CDS encoding branched-chain amino acid ABC transporter permease, with amino-acid sequence MASISHRVQARDPVAKRKWTEILFGRQTVFMLGLVVFALLPIIGNPYHVYVGNLALIYVLLAVGLNILLGFAGQLAFAGGALFGIATYATGLLRLDLGVPFWLAMPMATVFTAAFGLLIALPALRLKSLYLALATVAFAQFTLWVFLHWDAVTHGSAGFVMDPIDFSAIGVSTSIGIYYLSLLLVIAFVFIAYGIMRSRVGRAFVAVRESEVAAGSIGVDIIRYKIIAYGVSALYAGVAGGLFAGLLNVVVPESFNLFQVVLQFGMVVVGGIGSVAGSIIGAVLLVLLQEGLRGLQEVQEIGLGLLLLLTLRFFPGGIAQALRTWVPGWYEPHHRQGRIL; translated from the coding sequence ATGGCAAGCATTTCGCACCGCGTCCAAGCCAGAGATCCTGTGGCGAAAAGGAAATGGACCGAGATTTTATTTGGCCGGCAGACAGTTTTTATGCTGGGGCTTGTCGTATTCGCCTTATTGCCGATCATCGGAAATCCATACCACGTCTATGTGGGCAATCTGGCGCTCATCTATGTCCTGCTCGCCGTCGGCTTAAACATCCTGCTTGGCTTCGCGGGACAACTCGCCTTCGCCGGCGGCGCGTTGTTCGGCATTGCAACTTACGCGACCGGCCTGTTGAGACTGGACTTGGGTGTGCCCTTCTGGCTGGCAATGCCGATGGCGACGGTGTTCACAGCGGCCTTTGGTCTTCTTATCGCTCTACCGGCACTGCGGCTCAAGAGCCTCTATCTTGCTCTTGCTACTGTCGCATTCGCGCAGTTCACCCTCTGGGTCTTCTTGCATTGGGATGCGGTCACCCACGGTTCCGCTGGGTTTGTTATGGATCCGATAGATTTCAGCGCAATTGGCGTTTCTACTTCGATCGGAATTTATTACCTGAGCCTTCTTCTCGTCATTGCCTTCGTATTCATAGCCTATGGCATTATGCGCTCCCGCGTGGGTAGGGCGTTTGTGGCTGTGCGTGAAAGCGAGGTCGCGGCAGGTTCGATCGGCGTCGACATCATACGTTACAAAATTATCGCTTACGGCGTGAGCGCGCTCTACGCAGGTGTCGCAGGCGGGCTTTTTGCGGGCCTTCTCAATGTCGTAGTGCCGGAGTCATTCAATCTCTTCCAAGTAGTCCTTCAGTTCGGCATGGTTGTTGTTGGAGGGATCGGTTCAGTTGCCGGATCTATAATCGGTGCAGTGCTTCTCGTTCTTCTGCAGGAGGGCTTGCGAGGACTTCAAGAGGTCCAGGAAATCGGACTTGGTCTTCTCCTTCTTCTGACGCTTCGCTTCTTTCCAGGAGGAATTGCCCAAGCATTAAGAACTTGGGTTCCGGGTTGGTACGAACCGCATCACCGGCAGGGGAGAATCCTGTGA
- a CDS encoding branched-chain amino acid ABC transporter permease: MMLAYALSSGITSGALYALVAVGLVLCYRTTGHINFSHGELFMLGGFFAFTLHVLMGLPYLPSLLLAVAGAFLLGIITDILVYRPLIKSPPLTMVMATVGLSFVLKGIGRYFWGGEGEVVPFPPLVSPSPVIFGGIAVFPQQLVVIASALLCMGILTIFFNRTRAGKMMQATAESAHAAALVGIRVKRVYMYTWGAGAALAGIAAVFMAPLTLLTPDIGLNLLLKAFAATILGGLGSMPGAILGGFLVGLFESFAGTYLSSSLQDVSAFVIIMLVLIIRPTGILGARGRREV; this comes from the coding sequence ATGATGCTCGCCTATGCCCTTTCTTCTGGCATCACCAGCGGGGCTCTTTACGCCCTTGTCGCAGTGGGCTTGGTCCTGTGCTATCGCACAACCGGCCACATAAACTTCTCACATGGTGAGCTGTTTATGCTAGGAGGCTTCTTCGCGTTTACCTTGCACGTGCTGATGGGTCTGCCCTATTTGCCGTCGCTCCTGCTTGCAGTCGCTGGAGCATTCCTGCTCGGAATCATTACTGATATCTTAGTCTACAGGCCTCTCATCAAGTCCCCGCCTTTGACTATGGTAATGGCCACTGTGGGACTTTCCTTCGTGTTGAAGGGTATCGGGCGGTACTTCTGGGGAGGGGAGGGCGAGGTTGTGCCTTTCCCGCCCCTGGTAAGTCCTTCACCGGTGATCTTTGGCGGCATAGCAGTTTTTCCGCAACAACTTGTGGTAATCGCAAGCGCTCTGCTTTGCATGGGCATCCTCACAATATTCTTCAACCGTACGCGGGCCGGTAAGATGATGCAGGCCACAGCGGAAAGCGCACATGCTGCCGCTCTGGTGGGGATCCGGGTCAAGCGAGTTTACATGTATACTTGGGGCGCGGGAGCAGCCCTTGCGGGCATTGCCGCGGTATTTATGGCGCCTCTAACTCTGCTGACGCCGGATATAGGACTTAACCTTCTGTTGAAGGCCTTCGCTGCGACAATCCTGGGAGGCCTAGGAAGCATGCCGGGTGCGATCCTGGGCGGGTTTTTAGTCGGTCTCTTTGAGTCTTTTGCTGGGACCTATCTGTCCTCTAGCCTGCAAGACGTCTCAGCCTTCGTGATCATTATGCTCGTCTTGATAATCCGTCCCACCGGTATCCTTGGCGCCCGCGGGCGTAGGGAGGTCTGA
- a CDS encoding ABC transporter substrate-binding protein: MIQLLSKGLAWSLLASAIFAAQPATAEEIGITKDTIKIGGMGALTGPFAGTIMPQLNGVEAVFDEVNAAGGIHGRKIVYVKQDDKCLPSEGVGAVKKLIYDEGPFMLVGGGCSNAAIAQKPEIINAKIPWVIVASTADSLTDPANPYIFTSMSAAWMEVYGQLQFALDQGKKNIAVVWQPDAWGKARIAPMLEAFKAKGLEPTIIEEIAVDPVDTTPAALRVQASDADAVLLLLFPKAAIPFLRDASKIGLDSLMIGGSPLADIDILAKGAGSPDTVKNFRALTAAGYGVSDPKVAKWREIIEKKFGDRFNGFHMFGISAGQFAVKALEEAGPDLTREKVIEVMANLKVQTDTYAGPLQCTPSNHQCHNTLGIFAFENGVVTGVGATTPTR; this comes from the coding sequence ATGATACAATTATTGTCAAAGGGATTGGCTTGGTCTTTGTTGGCTTCCGCCATTTTTGCGGCGCAGCCGGCAACTGCAGAAGAGATCGGCATCACCAAGGACACGATCAAAATCGGTGGCATGGGGGCGCTCACTGGTCCCTTTGCTGGCACGATCATGCCGCAGTTGAACGGTGTCGAGGCAGTATTTGACGAAGTCAATGCAGCCGGTGGCATCCATGGCCGCAAAATCGTTTACGTGAAACAGGATGATAAATGCCTGCCGAGCGAAGGCGTTGGCGCAGTAAAGAAGCTAATTTACGATGAGGGGCCGTTCATGCTTGTGGGCGGCGGATGCAGTAACGCCGCAATTGCTCAGAAGCCGGAGATCATCAACGCAAAAATTCCATGGGTAATTGTTGCGTCCACTGCGGACAGTCTTACCGACCCTGCGAATCCTTACATTTTCACCAGTATGTCGGCGGCCTGGATGGAGGTTTATGGTCAGCTCCAGTTTGCTCTGGATCAAGGCAAAAAGAACATCGCGGTCGTTTGGCAGCCTGATGCTTGGGGCAAGGCTCGGATCGCACCTATGCTCGAGGCCTTTAAGGCAAAAGGACTTGAACCTACCATCATTGAAGAAATCGCTGTTGATCCGGTAGATACGACGCCTGCAGCTCTTAGAGTACAGGCCTCGGACGCCGATGCTGTTCTCCTTCTGCTTTTCCCGAAAGCCGCGATTCCTTTTCTCCGTGATGCTAGCAAAATTGGGTTAGATTCACTCATGATCGGAGGATCCCCCTTAGCGGACATCGATATTCTAGCAAAAGGTGCGGGCTCGCCTGATACCGTTAAGAACTTCCGAGCTCTAACCGCCGCAGGGTATGGTGTTTCGGATCCCAAGGTCGCCAAATGGCGGGAGATTATTGAGAAAAAGTTCGGCGACCGGTTCAACGGCTTCCACATGTTCGGCATCTCTGCAGGACAATTCGCTGTTAAAGCTCTTGAGGAAGCTGGACCCGATTTGACTCGTGAAAAGGTCATTGAAGTCATGGCCAATTTAAAGGTCCAAACTGATACCTATGCAGGACCCCTTCAGTGCACGCCAAGTAATCATCAGTGTCATAATACGCTTGGGATCTTCGCCTTCGAGAATGGGGTAGTGACGGGCGTCGGTGCAACAACCCCCACACGTTGA
- a CDS encoding cupin domain-containing protein, with product MSEVPNQEDNRTSGVISRFSVNRAKEAGYERGLRSFMEYRDLGIAAATGGRFDAKIVKAIPGHTERAPWHRHELDFQMVFVLKGTITLEYEGVGPVTLQPGDCVHQAAGIAHVEVEHSDDYEGIEITMPAKFRTVEVEKK from the coding sequence ATGTCAGAAGTGCCCAATCAGGAGGACAACCGCACATCAGGCGTCATTTCCCGCTTCTCCGTCAATCGAGCCAAAGAGGCCGGTTATGAGCGTGGCCTAAGATCCTTCATGGAATATCGCGACCTCGGAATTGCAGCCGCCACGGGAGGCCGTTTCGACGCGAAGATTGTAAAGGCCATTCCGGGCCATACAGAGCGCGCGCCATGGCATAGGCATGAGCTCGATTTTCAGATGGTCTTCGTGCTGAAGGGCACGATTACACTGGAATACGAGGGCGTAGGACCTGTCACTCTGCAGCCTGGCGACTGTGTTCATCAGGCCGCAGGCATTGCCCATGTCGAGGTTGAACATTCCGATGATTACGAAGGGATCGAAATAACGATGCCCGCGAAATTTAGGACAGTCGAAGTCGAGAAAAAATAA
- a CDS encoding short-chain dehydrogenase/reductase codes for MDLQLKGKRAIVTGAGKGIGKAVAEALAREGCDLTLVARTKADLEILASSLQENFGVKAFSHTADLSNPEDRSSIAEKCRNADILINNAGSIPGGEIDEISDQTWRSAWDLKVFGYIDLTRLLYTTMKARGDGVIVNIIGSAGERLNPLYIAGSTGNAGLIAFTRALGARSADFGVRVLGVNPGLTATERATTLLRTWSMQKYGTPDRWAEVQRDMHLPFGRMATPEELADVVTFMASPRASYVSGTVVTVDGGASNRHS; via the coding sequence ATGGACCTTCAGCTTAAGGGCAAGCGAGCAATTGTCACCGGGGCCGGTAAGGGAATTGGCAAGGCGGTCGCTGAGGCCCTAGCGCGAGAGGGATGCGATCTTACCCTCGTAGCCAGGACCAAGGCTGACCTTGAAATACTGGCCTCAAGTCTTCAGGAAAATTTTGGGGTCAAAGCTTTCTCGCATACTGCGGACTTAAGCAATCCAGAGGATCGAAGCAGTATCGCTGAGAAGTGTCGAAATGCAGATATTTTGATCAACAATGCAGGATCAATTCCTGGAGGAGAGATTGACGAAATATCAGACCAAACATGGCGTTCTGCCTGGGATCTAAAGGTATTCGGTTACATCGACTTGACACGACTTCTATATACGACAATGAAAGCGCGCGGGGATGGGGTCATTGTTAATATCATTGGAAGCGCTGGTGAGAGACTGAACCCTCTTTATATTGCGGGGTCCACCGGCAATGCTGGGCTAATCGCTTTCACCCGAGCGCTCGGAGCGCGTTCAGCCGACTTTGGAGTCAGGGTTCTCGGCGTAAATCCTGGGTTAACTGCGACGGAGCGAGCGACCACTCTGCTGCGCACCTGGAGCATGCAGAAGTATGGCACGCCAGATCGTTGGGCAGAGGTCCAACGCGACATGCATCTGCCCTTCGGCCGCATGGCTACGCCGGAAGAACTGGCTGACGTCGTCACCTTTATGGCATCGCCCCGCGCCTCATACGTCAGCGGGACTGTAGTCACCGTCGACGGTGGTGCGAGCAATAGACACTCATAA
- a CDS encoding amidase → MQSSSEICGLTAVEIAQLVRGRKLSAHDVTKAFLTRVNSLNGVVNAICTINPEALAEAGASDRHVASGGEPRPLEGVPFVVKDIIETKGLRTTFGSELRRDFEPAEDSVSVERLRRAGAILIGKTNTPEFAHDVNTTNTLFGTTRNPWQLDSTAGGSSGGTGAAIAASMAPIGLGTDLGGSIRVPASFNGVVGVRPSPGRIPSYPAAFAWDTLVPHVQGPMVRTVADAGLMLSVLSGPDDRDPSSLPDDGHDFQASAQRTNSMRGRRILFVRDFGGLVPTASEVGELVCKASHDFVSAGCSVEEGEIDTTDLREIIAGTRAFGMVARYGDLISRDRSLMTVPLVNQVDAAMKLSVAEIAEAERRRSLYWHRIRKQFERFDYIIAPATGIPAFRLDMPLPTEVNGHPLERFYDVFLGTYAFSITGLPIAAVPCGFTAEGLPVGMQIVARRQRDDLALEAAAAYEVLRPENFRSPEIDLTWQAPHSRETATFGYSVAK, encoded by the coding sequence ATGCAATCGTCATCAGAAATCTGCGGCCTAACCGCTGTCGAAATTGCCCAGTTGGTCAGAGGGCGAAAACTGTCCGCTCACGATGTAACGAAGGCTTTTCTGACCCGCGTCAACTCGTTGAATGGCGTTGTAAATGCGATCTGCACAATCAATCCAGAAGCTCTAGCCGAAGCGGGCGCATCAGACCGCCACGTTGCATCTGGGGGCGAACCCCGTCCCCTTGAGGGAGTGCCTTTTGTAGTTAAAGACATAATCGAGACGAAAGGGCTGCGCACGACATTCGGTTCCGAACTCAGGAGAGACTTCGAGCCAGCGGAAGACAGCGTATCTGTTGAGAGGTTGAGGCGAGCGGGGGCAATTCTGATCGGCAAGACCAACACCCCGGAGTTCGCTCACGACGTCAATACAACAAACACACTTTTCGGGACAACTCGCAACCCGTGGCAACTGGACTCGACTGCCGGAGGATCGAGTGGCGGCACAGGTGCAGCAATTGCTGCCTCAATGGCGCCAATAGGATTGGGAACCGATCTTGGCGGCTCCATTCGGGTTCCTGCATCCTTTAACGGCGTTGTGGGAGTTCGACCGTCACCGGGCCGGATCCCGTCTTATCCGGCAGCGTTTGCTTGGGATACCCTTGTGCCTCACGTTCAAGGCCCAATGGTGCGCACCGTGGCCGATGCTGGCTTGATGCTCTCGGTGCTCTCAGGTCCCGATGACCGGGATCCGTCCTCACTGCCGGATGATGGGCACGATTTTCAGGCTTCCGCTCAAAGAACCAATTCGATGCGGGGTCGTCGGATTTTGTTTGTGAGGGATTTCGGTGGCTTAGTGCCGACCGCCTCTGAGGTCGGCGAGCTTGTTTGCAAGGCATCTCATGACTTTGTCTCAGCCGGCTGCAGTGTCGAGGAAGGCGAGATCGATACAACCGATCTGCGGGAGATAATAGCGGGGACCCGAGCCTTCGGCATGGTTGCCCGTTACGGCGATCTCATAAGCCGGGACAGGTCGCTCATGACGGTGCCCCTCGTCAACCAAGTGGATGCAGCAATGAAGCTCAGCGTTGCTGAAATAGCCGAAGCTGAACGTCGACGCTCTCTCTATTGGCATAGGATCCGTAAACAGTTCGAGCGCTTTGACTACATCATAGCACCAGCGACTGGCATTCCAGCGTTCCGGTTGGACATGCCGCTCCCCACTGAGGTGAATGGCCATCCGCTCGAGCGCTTCTATGATGTATTCCTTGGAACCTATGCTTTCAGCATTACTGGTCTACCGATTGCCGCGGTGCCATGTGGCTTCACTGCAGAGGGTTTGCCAGTGGGCATGCAGATTGTGGCCCGCCGCCAACGCGATGATCTCGCACTCGAAGCGGCCGCTGCATATGAGGTGCTTCGCCCCGAGAACTTCCGATCTCCAGAGATCGATTTGACTTGGCAGGCACCGCACTCACGAGAAACAGCCACCTTTGGATATTCGGTCGCAAAGTAG
- a CDS encoding nuclear transport factor 2 family protein, producing the protein MSTEPLSAQDFAEISNLYGAYNLCSDLGDVDGYAECFTSDGVLEVLPQDIRIEGRAALKEHKRRDLAGRNGRYRRHWNGSLNLKRLMDGTIRGRCYLIAYNGDPGTLPSVADCGVYEDTVVKEDGFWRFRHRHLTMDGSTWKRT; encoded by the coding sequence ATGTCGACTGAGCCCCTGTCAGCGCAGGACTTTGCAGAAATCAGCAATCTCTACGGCGCCTACAATCTTTGTAGCGATCTCGGCGATGTTGATGGCTATGCAGAGTGCTTTACAAGCGACGGGGTTCTGGAAGTCCTTCCACAAGACATTCGTATTGAAGGTCGAGCAGCCCTTAAGGAACACAAACGCCGCGACCTGGCAGGCCGGAATGGGCGCTATCGGCGACACTGGAATGGAAGCCTGAACCTTAAACGGTTGATGGACGGGACCATACGGGGACGCTGCTATCTGATCGCATATAACGGCGATCCAGGTACTCTTCCTAGCGTGGCGGATTGTGGAGTCTACGAAGACACTGTCGTGAAGGAGGACGGATTTTGGCGCTTTCGCCACCGTCATTTGACGATGGACGGTAGCACCTGGAAGCGAACCTGA
- a CDS encoding enoyl-CoA hydratase, with protein sequence MTSSPPTLRLEKFRQIARLTIDNEARRNAMTLEMWEQLADLVVEAGDDPETRLIVLTGAGDRAFCAGADISQFAEKRQADGAAAYDIAVARAQSTLFAAAKPTIAIIHGACHGGGVGLALCCDLRLATSDAHFRIPAARLGLGYAFSNVELVVQRLGVSGAADLLFSSRKINAAEALRLGIVTNLFDDVDAKGSISEYVQMIAENAPLTLLAVKGALLELAKPEAERNRDRVDSLVAACIESRDYAEGQAAFREKRQPQFSGI encoded by the coding sequence ATGACTTCCAGCCCGCCCACTTTACGTCTGGAGAAGTTCCGACAAATTGCGCGCTTAACCATTGATAATGAGGCGCGTCGCAACGCCATGACTTTGGAGATGTGGGAGCAACTGGCAGATTTGGTTGTTGAGGCCGGTGATGATCCCGAGACCCGTCTCATTGTTCTGACTGGTGCAGGCGACCGGGCCTTTTGCGCCGGTGCTGACATTTCACAGTTTGCCGAAAAACGGCAGGCAGATGGTGCTGCAGCATACGACATTGCTGTTGCGCGTGCACAATCGACCTTGTTTGCAGCGGCGAAACCAACCATCGCCATTATTCATGGCGCATGTCATGGAGGAGGAGTTGGACTAGCACTTTGCTGCGACCTCCGGCTCGCGACCTCCGATGCTCATTTTAGAATCCCAGCTGCGCGGCTAGGTCTTGGCTACGCCTTTTCTAATGTGGAGTTGGTCGTACAGCGCTTGGGGGTCTCGGGGGCTGCCGATCTTCTATTCTCGTCCAGAAAGATCAATGCTGCCGAAGCTTTGCGTTTGGGCATAGTGACGAATTTGTTTGATGACGTCGATGCTAAAGGAAGTATTTCCGAGTACGTCCAAATGATCGCTGAAAATGCGCCGTTGACGCTTCTCGCCGTCAAGGGAGCTCTCTTGGAGCTGGCGAAGCCTGAGGCCGAGCGGAACCGAGATCGCGTTGATTCCCTCGTAGCCGCTTGCATCGAGAGCCGCGATTATGCGGAGGGTCAGGCCGCCTTTCGGGAAAAAAGACAGCCTCAGTTCAGTGGGATCTGA